One Sulfuricurvum sp. DNA window includes the following coding sequences:
- a CDS encoding L,D-transpeptidase family protein, translating to MREITLMKTSPLFVFLFFITFPFFTMAKGDEIILPSCEQLIEYKKSPRFDRLSYPIETARFYNQRCESSELIAWLDHNATLTPDAVELITAIERSYDEGLNPQRYHLREIQEILETLKSTPSTTSNSAESPLFWLDLLLSDAYISLAKDLHEGLCQWDELHEYKKGKNEKFAWDRPAFEPIVYPEYLAEYLKLHRISRSLSALSPDYEEYRKLRDALHTYRTIAESGKPTASTQKIIQKLLINLDRFRWLPRGIDKNSNYIDINIPSFTLRVIDHGYELLEMKTIVGRDSRPTPILYSKVSHAMLNPSWTAPQTIIHKDILESKNISAFLQNHDIRVYEHSGGELNEIDPTQIDWSLHSGKKNIPYIFKTDAGETNPLGKIKFLFPNTHFVYLHGTNTPALFKKTDRALSSGCIRLSSPQKLYDYLMEKRENLEDKNPNTLQEADISVQLPKKLPILLRYMTIHAETNGRVTLYNDIYGYDEGQWAILKKKGIKTE from the coding sequence ATGAGAGAAATAACCCTGATGAAAACATCCCCTCTCTTTGTATTCCTCTTTTTTATTACTTTTCCCTTTTTTACTATGGCAAAGGGTGATGAAATAATTCTCCCTTCGTGTGAGCAATTAATCGAATACAAAAAATCTCCCCGATTCGATCGTCTGAGTTACCCTATTGAAACGGCACGTTTTTACAACCAGCGATGTGAAAGTTCTGAACTCATAGCATGGTTGGATCACAATGCGACCTTGACACCCGATGCTGTTGAACTCATCACCGCTATCGAACGCTCTTATGATGAAGGGTTAAACCCCCAACGCTATCACCTCCGTGAAATTCAAGAAATTCTTGAGACGCTAAAAAGCACCCCTTCTACTACATCAAACAGTGCTGAATCTCCTCTCTTTTGGCTCGATCTACTCCTGAGTGATGCCTATATCTCCTTAGCAAAAGATCTCCATGAAGGTCTTTGCCAATGGGATGAACTGCATGAATACAAAAAAGGGAAAAATGAAAAATTTGCATGGGATCGTCCGGCATTTGAACCGATCGTATATCCTGAATATCTTGCCGAGTATTTGAAACTTCACCGCATCTCCCGTTCCCTCTCAGCCCTCTCACCCGATTACGAAGAGTACCGCAAGCTTCGAGATGCACTCCATACCTATCGCACTATCGCAGAGTCTGGCAAACCTACCGCCTCCACCCAAAAAATCATCCAAAAATTGCTTATCAATCTTGATCGATTTCGATGGCTACCGCGCGGAATCGACAAAAACAGCAACTACATCGATATCAATATCCCCTCATTTACCCTCAGAGTAATCGATCACGGCTATGAACTCTTAGAGATGAAAACCATCGTCGGAAGAGACTCACGCCCCACCCCCATCCTCTATAGCAAAGTATCTCATGCAATGCTCAATCCCTCATGGACAGCACCGCAAACCATCATCCATAAAGATATCCTAGAGAGCAAAAATATCTCCGCATTTCTCCAAAATCACGACATACGAGTCTATGAACACTCAGGCGGCGAACTCAATGAGATTGACCCCACCCAAATCGATTGGAGTCTCCACAGCGGGAAAAAAAATATCCCCTATATCTTTAAAACCGATGCCGGAGAGACGAACCCTCTAGGAAAAATCAAATTTCTTTTCCCGAATACCCATTTTGTCTATCTCCACGGTACCAACACCCCTGCTTTATTTAAAAAAACCGACCGCGCCCTCAGTTCAGGATGTATCCGCCTCAGCTCTCCGCAAAAACTCTACGACTATCTGATGGAGAAGAGGGAAAATCTTGAGGATAAAAATCCAAACACCCTGCAAGAAGCCGACATCTCCGTTCAACTCCCCAAAAAGCTCCCGATACTTTTACGTTACATGACGATTCATGCAGAGACGAACGGCAGAGTGACCCTTTATAACGATATTTACGGTTATGATGAAGGACAATGGGCGATTCTAAAGAAAAAAGGGATCAAAACAGAATAA
- a CDS encoding patatin-like phospholipase family protein, which produces MSKSFYLLLLLISLLFTACSPTPPIAPPTKQTPKSKPKIAIAFGGGAAKGFAHIGVIKVLEQNGIRPDIITGTSAGAVIGSLYASGLSPIEIQQKAMSLKENQLTDFTLSTAGIIKGEVLQAFINHEVQQRPIEKLPIHFGAVSTNKESGEAIVFRSGNTGQAVRASASIPNVFLPVKIGNSNYVDGGLVQPVPVEAAKNMGADIIIAIDISTKPTNGNKGFWATLDQSFSIMNQAALDKQLKMATIVIQPEINTLSSVLFEQRHQAILEGEKAALASLPKIKKVISEAYLQ; this is translated from the coding sequence ATGTCAAAATCTTTTTATTTACTTTTATTACTCATAAGCTTACTTTTTACCGCGTGTTCTCCCACCCCACCAATCGCACCGCCAACCAAACAAACTCCCAAATCCAAACCTAAAATTGCTATTGCTTTTGGGGGAGGAGCGGCTAAAGGATTCGCCCACATCGGTGTTATCAAAGTGCTCGAACAAAACGGAATCAGACCCGATATTATCACCGGAACCAGTGCCGGTGCGGTTATCGGAAGCCTTTATGCTTCAGGGCTCTCCCCTATCGAGATACAACAAAAAGCAATGAGTTTAAAAGAAAATCAACTCACCGATTTTACTTTATCCACCGCTGGAATTATCAAAGGGGAAGTGCTCCAAGCATTTATCAACCATGAAGTACAACAAAGACCTATTGAAAAACTTCCTATCCATTTCGGTGCGGTATCTACGAACAAAGAGAGTGGTGAAGCTATCGTTTTTAGATCCGGCAACACAGGGCAAGCCGTCCGTGCATCTGCCAGTATCCCCAACGTATTTCTCCCCGTTAAAATCGGAAACAGTAACTACGTCGATGGAGGCTTAGTTCAACCCGTACCGGTTGAAGCGGCTAAAAACATGGGGGCAGATATCATTATCGCCATCGATATCTCCACTAAACCGACTAACGGAAATAAAGGTTTTTGGGCTACATTGGATCAAAGTTTCTCGATTATGAATCAAGCGGCACTTGATAAACAGCTCAAAATGGCTACTATCGTTATCCAACCTGAGATTAATACACTCAGCTCTGTTTTATTTGAACAACGCCACCAAGCGATACTCGAAGGGGAAAAAGCAGCCCTTGCATCTCTCCCTAAAATAAAAAAAGTGATTAGTGAAGCTTATTTGCAATAG
- a CDS encoding tetratricopeptide repeat protein, with the protein MKYLLLSFVTSVFIVNAQAALNSEELQHYTEAKTLYNGQSFSSAYEILSSLYLNALDDPQLNFYLGRSAYEVGEYSMALAAFERVKDLDPDNIRNQLELAKTQYRVKLYDESKEQFEEVLKTPKLPENVQKTVQYYLSNITKQQQRGVFFINARGGLLYDSNVNYSSSVDTFTLPDYGTFLNTQPISDSAHEESLSFSYLYDIGELGGMIIRNDVNLYQRRYFDEHSYDLFLLSYAPSLIWNTSRSAYELIGGIDRFSLGEKSYYTSYSLTPKWTYTLTPALRQIVSLKGETKRYFEFDSLDSHMGEFGYGVEYYPSSSSALKRITTNRK; encoded by the coding sequence ATGAAGTACCTACTCTTGTCATTTGTAACCAGTGTATTCATTGTTAATGCCCAAGCAGCACTCAATAGTGAAGAGCTTCAACACTACACAGAAGCAAAAACTCTCTATAATGGACAATCTTTTAGCAGTGCCTATGAGATACTCTCATCCCTCTATCTAAATGCCCTCGATGATCCTCAACTCAACTTTTACTTAGGGCGTAGCGCATACGAAGTAGGAGAGTATTCGATGGCTCTCGCTGCATTTGAGCGGGTTAAAGATCTTGACCCCGATAATATCCGTAATCAACTTGAACTGGCAAAGACACAATACCGTGTCAAACTGTACGACGAATCCAAAGAACAATTCGAAGAGGTGCTTAAAACACCCAAACTTCCTGAAAATGTCCAAAAAACGGTCCAATATTATCTCAGCAATATAACCAAACAACAGCAACGGGGAGTTTTCTTTATCAATGCACGCGGAGGATTACTGTACGATTCGAATGTCAACTACAGCTCATCCGTTGACACCTTCACCCTCCCGGACTATGGAACGTTTCTTAACACTCAACCGATCAGTGATAGCGCCCATGAAGAGAGCTTAAGCTTTAGCTACCTCTATGATATTGGTGAACTTGGCGGAATGATCATTCGAAATGATGTTAACCTCTATCAACGACGCTATTTTGATGAGCATAGCTATGATTTATTCTTGCTCTCCTACGCCCCTTCCCTTATATGGAATACCAGCCGTTCTGCCTATGAACTCATTGGTGGAATAGATCGTTTCAGCCTTGGAGAGAAAAGTTATTATACCTCCTACTCACTCACACCAAAATGGACCTATACACTCACTCCGGCTCTTCGTCAAATAGTGTCATTAAAAGGGGAGACCAAACGCTATTTTGAGTTTGATAGCCTCGACAGCCATATGGGAGAGTTTGGGTATGGAGTTGAATACTACCCCTCCTCTTCCAGTGCATTAAAAAGGATCACGACAAATCGAAAATAA
- a CDS encoding HD domain-containing phosphohydrolase, which yields MDMITFLGASGTRTPSQGTTCLRVSEHCVIDAGNLIDYLKNEVFSIEHIFLTHAHLDHIIDIPFLADLFVTKQHKPLKIYALQETLAILREHILNDFVWPNFEEIRLIEHTSKTIELIEIEVDTPYFIDGITLTPFKTNHCSGSCGYMIENDGTGILFTSDTYKCPKIWELLNNHPHIHSLVIDVSFPSSYEKLAYDSKHLTPKLLSEELQTSVRNDFTVYVIHVKPLFETEIQNELDELAIFSNGGYILHSGDRLPYDSKITPDKQSKYNYSIVSQMASIGTALSSEKNIDSLLEKIIIHAKKLTHADAGTLYLYNPQTKQLDFKVIQNDTLNISMGGTSGAIEWKSLDLFDQNGVANHTMVAVVCALNKEMTINIPNIRASKLYDFTGTIDFDKQTGYHSVSTLVVPLKDHEDNLIGVFQLINKLDDHGVITPFNISDEELALSLASQAAVAINKQQLINDLELLLESFLNTINVAIEEKSPYTAGHINRMVKLALALAKAINEDQETFPNMHYNEDQLTELKLSALMHDIGKIATPEYIIDKSTKLETIYDRIESVKLKYEILKRDAKIAYLEKNAHTTDDDDLKQFQEDYDNTLKTLEEEYHFLTEANQGSEFFSDEKVAIIHTIAKRNLSIGDHQEPILNEDELENLCVQKGTLTGKQRQVINNHAEMSLKMLNQLPFPRKFSRVAEIASRHHEKVNGKGYPLGLKGDELSFEARILAIADIFEALSASDRPYKKAKKLSEVMEILYQMAKENDIDRDIFRFFYESGLYLKYASQILPPEKIDTINFDFNL from the coding sequence ATGGATATGATAACATTTTTAGGTGCAAGCGGCACACGTACTCCCAGTCAAGGAACAACCTGTTTACGGGTCTCTGAACATTGTGTCATAGATGCCGGTAATTTGATAGATTATTTAAAAAATGAAGTATTTTCGATTGAGCATATCTTTTTAACTCATGCCCATTTAGATCATATTATCGATATACCGTTTCTCGCAGACCTTTTTGTCACCAAACAACATAAGCCCTTAAAAATTTATGCTCTGCAAGAGACCCTTGCTATTTTAAGAGAACATATTCTAAACGATTTTGTATGGCCGAATTTCGAAGAGATACGACTGATTGAACACACTTCTAAAACCATAGAACTCATAGAAATAGAGGTAGATACCCCCTATTTCATCGATGGGATTACCTTAACCCCTTTTAAAACAAACCATTGTAGTGGAAGTTGCGGCTACATGATTGAAAACGATGGAACCGGTATCCTTTTTACTTCCGATACCTACAAATGTCCAAAAATCTGGGAGTTGCTCAACAACCATCCACATATACATTCATTAGTTATTGATGTTTCTTTTCCATCCTCCTATGAGAAATTAGCGTATGATAGCAAGCATCTTACCCCTAAACTCCTATCTGAAGAGCTACAGACCTCGGTTCGTAACGATTTTACCGTTTATGTTATCCATGTTAAACCGCTTTTTGAAACCGAAATTCAAAATGAACTGGATGAATTAGCTATTTTTTCCAACGGAGGATATATCCTCCATAGCGGTGATCGCCTCCCTTATGATTCCAAAATAACCCCGGATAAACAATCAAAATACAATTACTCTATCGTTTCACAAATGGCATCCATCGGAACAGCCCTCTCTTCGGAAAAAAATATCGATTCTCTTCTGGAAAAAATCATTATTCATGCCAAAAAACTCACACATGCCGATGCGGGAACTCTCTATCTTTATAATCCTCAAACCAAACAACTCGATTTCAAAGTAATCCAGAATGACACTTTGAATATTTCTATGGGGGGGACTTCAGGAGCTATAGAGTGGAAATCGTTGGATCTTTTTGATCAAAACGGTGTAGCAAATCATACGATGGTAGCAGTAGTTTGTGCCCTCAATAAAGAGATGACAATCAATATCCCCAATATTAGAGCATCTAAACTCTATGATTTTACAGGAACCATCGATTTTGATAAGCAAACCGGATATCACTCAGTATCCACCTTGGTTGTCCCTCTAAAAGATCACGAAGATAATCTAATCGGAGTTTTTCAACTTATCAATAAATTAGATGACCACGGTGTAATCACTCCGTTTAACATCTCTGATGAAGAGTTGGCGCTATCGCTGGCATCACAAGCAGCAGTTGCTATCAACAAACAACAGCTTATCAACGATTTAGAGCTTCTCCTCGAATCGTTTCTAAATACCATCAACGTCGCTATCGAAGAAAAATCACCCTATACAGCAGGGCATATTAATCGGATGGTTAAACTCGCACTTGCCCTTGCCAAAGCGATTAATGAGGATCAAGAGACGTTTCCGAACATGCACTACAACGAAGACCAATTAACAGAATTGAAACTATCCGCATTGATGCACGATATCGGGAAAATCGCCACTCCTGAGTATATTATCGACAAATCAACCAAACTCGAAACCATTTATGACCGTATCGAATCGGTAAAACTTAAATACGAAATTTTAAAACGGGATGCCAAAATTGCCTATTTGGAAAAAAATGCCCATACAACCGACGACGACGATCTAAAACAGTTTCAAGAAGATTACGATAACACCCTTAAAACGTTAGAAGAAGAGTACCATTTCCTCACCGAAGCCAACCAAGGTTCTGAATTCTTTAGCGACGAGAAAGTGGCGATAATTCATACTATCGCCAAACGAAATCTCTCTATCGGAGATCACCAAGAACCCATTTTAAATGAAGATGAACTCGAAAATCTTTGTGTACAAAAAGGGACTTTGACCGGTAAACAACGTCAAGTTATCAACAACCATGCCGAAATGAGTCTTAAAATGCTCAATCAGCTCCCATTTCCTCGAAAATTTTCCCGCGTAGCAGAGATAGCTTCCCGTCATCATGAAAAAGTCAACGGAAAAGGGTACCCTTTAGGACTAAAAGGGGATGAACTGAGTTTTGAAGCCCGAATTTTAGCGATTGCCGATATTTTTGAAGCCCTCTCGGCTTCTGATCGCCCCTATAAAAAAGCCAAAAAACTCTCTGAAGTGATGGAAATTCTCTATCAAATGGCAAAAGAGAATGATATTGACCGAGATATCTTTCGTTTCTTTTATGAAAGTGGTCTGTATCTCAAATATGCTTCTCAGATCTTACCACCGGAGAAGATCGACACCATCAACTTTGATTTTAATCTATAA
- a CDS encoding CHASE2 domain-containing protein, whose protein sequence is MHFITYRLTRFILFVLISATILYGYLFLPATYQNIDDKLRDFLFIARGVTPASEDIVIVDIDEKSLESLGQWPWERNVISRMLQNLTNAEAGIIGLDIVFSESDKSSPHHFAQQFHLSENVPNYDLQLAKTVSNTPTILGYVFKFDQKFHSNSLITPDIPAIFIEKNLPDTHYLLQPFGILTNLESIQKSAYSSGFINNVPDASGNIRSVPLIMRYNESIYPSLAFEMFRIANNAKKVTINYSPTGVSSIFAGEIEIPTDRNGRMYLNHRGPAKTFHYLSASDIVNNTFDPAQVKGKYILVGTSAYGLMDLRSNPFDNIIPGIEIHATLIDNLIQHDMLLRPEWIELAEIGMILALCAITILGLSLLRPFLLLGGFIGLLTGVIYLNYTLLFTYHIILNLFFTLLTLGISIVAVLGMNYFFEQRQKERVKKKFAQKVSEQVMEDLMNYESGSALQTRQVDVTIFFSDIRSFTLISETLGSPETLVSFLNQYMTVMVEPIIQTFGTIDKFIGDAIMAYWNAPNHVENHADMGVKSALKQLQMREALSQKLYAEFGVHLDFGIGLNTGAVTVGDIGSEGRSDYTIIGDPVNLASRLEGLCKYYHVRLIISENTYHNLKESYIIRELDRVRVKGKTEPIRIYEVLGEGEAEPSVATELEHFHQALEEYQRGAFMRAMELFATLEADTPHPLYTLYKERCIHLEGMHLETFDGIYEFHEK, encoded by the coding sequence ATGCATTTTATTACTTATCGTCTGACACGGTTTATACTTTTTGTATTGATTAGTGCAACGATATTGTATGGCTATCTTTTTTTACCGGCGACCTATCAAAATATCGATGATAAGCTTCGCGATTTTTTATTTATTGCACGGGGAGTCACCCCTGCTAGTGAGGATATCGTTATTGTCGATATCGATGAAAAAAGTCTCGAAAGTCTAGGGCAATGGCCGTGGGAGCGAAATGTTATTTCACGGATGTTGCAAAACCTAACGAATGCGGAAGCCGGAATCATAGGATTGGATATCGTCTTCTCCGAATCGGACAAAAGCTCACCCCACCATTTTGCTCAACAATTTCATCTCTCTGAAAACGTACCAAATTATGATTTGCAACTCGCCAAAACCGTTAGCAATACCCCCACGATTTTAGGATATGTCTTTAAATTCGATCAAAAATTTCATTCCAATTCTCTCATCACCCCCGATATTCCCGCTATTTTTATCGAGAAAAACCTACCCGATACACACTATCTGCTCCAACCGTTTGGGATACTAACCAACTTAGAGTCCATCCAAAAAAGTGCTTATTCGAGCGGGTTTATTAACAACGTACCCGATGCTTCGGGGAATATACGCAGTGTTCCTCTTATTATGCGTTACAATGAGAGTATCTACCCCTCACTCGCTTTTGAGATGTTTCGCATCGCCAACAACGCCAAAAAAGTGACGATTAATTACTCACCCACTGGGGTATCCTCTATTTTTGCAGGAGAGATCGAGATTCCAACCGATCGCAACGGTCGAATGTATCTCAACCATCGAGGTCCCGCCAAAACATTTCACTACCTCAGTGCAAGCGATATCGTCAACAATACTTTTGATCCTGCCCAAGTCAAAGGAAAATACATCCTCGTCGGAACTTCCGCGTATGGATTGATGGATTTGCGTTCCAACCCTTTTGATAACATTATCCCAGGTATTGAAATCCATGCGACACTGATTGATAATCTTATCCAACACGATATGCTATTACGCCCTGAGTGGATCGAGCTAGCAGAAATCGGGATGATTCTAGCCCTTTGCGCTATCACTATTTTAGGGTTATCTCTATTACGCCCTTTTTTACTACTTGGAGGATTTATAGGGTTATTAACAGGGGTAATCTATCTCAACTATACCCTTTTGTTTACCTACCACATCATCCTCAATCTCTTCTTCACGCTCCTCACACTCGGAATCTCTATTGTTGCCGTTTTAGGGATGAACTACTTTTTTGAACAACGCCAAAAAGAACGTGTAAAGAAAAAATTTGCCCAAAAAGTCTCCGAACAGGTTATGGAAGATTTAATGAATTACGAAAGCGGTTCTGCTTTGCAAACGAGACAAGTTGACGTTACCATATTCTTCTCCGATATCCGCTCTTTTACCCTCATCTCCGAAACACTGGGCTCACCAGAGACACTGGTCTCCTTTTTGAATCAATACATGACAGTGATGGTTGAGCCGATCATTCAAACTTTCGGAACTATCGACAAATTTATCGGCGATGCCATCATGGCATACTGGAATGCCCCTAATCATGTCGAAAATCACGCAGACATGGGTGTTAAGTCCGCCCTTAAACAACTGCAAATGCGCGAAGCCCTCTCACAAAAGCTTTATGCAGAATTTGGTGTGCATCTTGATTTTGGTATTGGGCTAAACACAGGTGCCGTTACAGTAGGGGATATCGGTTCTGAGGGGCGATCGGATTATACGATTATCGGCGATCCAGTCAACCTCGCTTCACGACTGGAAGGGTTGTGCAAATATTATCATGTCCGTCTCATCATCTCTGAAAACACCTATCATAATCTCAAAGAGAGCTATATTATCCGTGAGCTTGATCGTGTCCGTGTAAAAGGGAAAACGGAACCTATTCGGATTTATGAAGTATTAGGGGAAGGGGAAGCAGAACCATCCGTTGCTACCGAATTAGAACACTTTCATCAAGCGCTCGAAGAGTATCAGCGCGGAGCATTTATGAGGGCTATGGAGCTTTTTGCAACACTCGAAGCAGATACTCCCCATCCATTATATACCCTCTATAAAGAGCGATGTATCCATTTAGAGGGTATGCATCTTGAAACTTTTGATGGAATTTACGAATTCCACGAAAAATAA
- a CDS encoding glycosyltransferase family 2 protein — protein sequence MKSNSLCIIIPVYNNPNTIAQVVNEVMGYSIPLIVVDDGSERDVASLIGEGVTMVTHETNHGKGVALRSGATKAYEMGYKFCLTMDGDAQHFAEDIPKFLEKFSSDENELIIGVRDFEQCNPPKSSVIGRRIGNFWVWVESGVWVSDTQTGFRLYPVDFLRYPSSTTRYEFEIENLVRFLWSGGKVSEVSVKTVYDESRITHFDKLKDNFYMTVLHTKLVLQRIFLFRGILKHNGERLA from the coding sequence TTGAAGTCGAATAGTCTTTGTATTATTATTCCGGTTTATAATAATCCAAATACGATTGCTCAGGTGGTCAATGAGGTGATGGGGTATAGTATCCCCCTCATCGTCGTTGATGATGGTTCAGAGCGTGATGTAGCATCACTGATCGGTGAGGGTGTAACCATGGTGACTCATGAAACCAATCACGGCAAAGGGGTGGCTCTCCGTAGTGGGGCAACCAAAGCGTATGAGATGGGGTATAAATTTTGTCTCACGATGGATGGAGATGCGCAACATTTTGCCGAGGATATTCCGAAGTTTTTGGAAAAATTTTCATCGGATGAGAATGAACTTATCATCGGAGTACGGGATTTTGAACAGTGTAATCCCCCTAAATCTTCAGTGATTGGGCGACGTATCGGCAATTTTTGGGTGTGGGTTGAGAGCGGTGTGTGGGTGAGTGATACCCAAACCGGTTTTCGACTCTATCCGGTAGATTTTCTCCGCTACCCTTCATCAACGACGCGCTATGAGTTTGAGATTGAAAACCTTGTCCGATTTTTATGGAGTGGCGGAAAAGTGAGTGAAGTGAGCGTTAAAACGGTATATGATGAGAGCCGAATTACCCATTTTGATAAGCTCAAAGATAATTTTTATATGACTGTACTGCATACCAAGTTGGTATTACAACGAATTTTTTTGTTTAGAGGAATTTTAAAACACAATGGAGAGAGATTAGCATGA
- a CDS encoding FecR family protein, whose translation MIRTLLSFILALTLSASLHASVAKITSLTGTALIERDTKNLPAALGNDLESKDTIATSENSKAQLTFKDNTIITVGKKSRFSIEEYLYDSSDSSNAKFNILSGTVRTMSGKIGKIAPEKFAVKTKTATIGIRGTDFVIHVGDEGEISAYCLQGAIVVLNSANIQNVVDMGSYISLSKEGVFKEKQTFTPEEIKTLLGKNFTVSKTSQPSNESVTFETALAPIIAAEGSGDLLQHDESLDKHTNIEEIVSTIKSDSAIVAPKEAQTYTGLMTSLFDYGSWSHIKEGAVTLVSDPSTQTVTGDIGVPALYSTIHLGSTTSYSSVNTFDTQLASIEDSSGNIIPLPSGSYLKTCACNTDDYFTWGEWEKVSDPNVYGDPQAHGYWVAGVETPSSVLDAYRSNSQTLNYTGTTFGSVNTVNVDGFLTGTESFSGSSAININFETDTFTAAFAFSTPNDQYNLEFTNGSSYANTLSAGSISTFGSTNLGDMTSQSPTGNLQGKFYGTDGKTVGGTFHTSSTIPNSSDSLILQGAFKAKAP comes from the coding sequence ATGATACGCACCCTTTTATCCTTCATCCTTGCTCTAACCCTCTCTGCATCACTTCATGCAAGTGTTGCCAAAATAACCTCACTTACAGGAACTGCTCTAATCGAGCGAGATACCAAAAATCTTCCTGCTGCACTCGGTAATGATCTCGAATCCAAAGATACAATCGCTACCTCCGAAAATTCAAAAGCACAGCTCACCTTCAAAGACAACACCATCATCACAGTCGGGAAAAAGAGCCGTTTTTCTATCGAAGAGTATCTTTATGATAGTTCCGACTCTTCAAATGCAAAATTCAATATCCTCTCAGGAACCGTTCGAACCATGAGCGGTAAAATCGGAAAAATAGCACCGGAAAAATTTGCCGTTAAAACCAAAACAGCTACCATCGGTATTCGTGGTACCGACTTTGTGATCCATGTTGGGGATGAGGGAGAAATCTCCGCGTACTGTCTCCAAGGAGCAATCGTAGTCCTCAACAGTGCAAACATCCAAAATGTTGTTGATATGGGTAGCTATATATCGTTAAGCAAAGAGGGAGTGTTTAAAGAGAAACAAACCTTTACCCCTGAAGAGATTAAAACGCTTTTGGGTAAAAACTTTACCGTCTCAAAAACCTCTCAACCCTCTAATGAATCGGTTACATTCGAAACGGCATTAGCCCCTATCATTGCAGCAGAGGGGAGTGGCGATCTCCTCCAACATGATGAATCATTAGATAAGCACACCAACATAGAAGAGATAGTCTCTACAATAAAATCCGATAGTGCAATAGTTGCCCCTAAAGAGGCTCAAACCTATACCGGACTCATGACATCACTTTTTGATTATGGCAGTTGGAGCCATATCAAAGAGGGTGCAGTGACCCTCGTATCAGATCCATCAACACAAACCGTTACGGGTGATATCGGAGTCCCCGCCCTCTATAGTACTATCCATCTTGGATCAACCACATCGTATTCGAGTGTCAATACATTTGATACCCAGCTCGCCTCCATCGAAGACAGTTCTGGTAACATAATTCCCTTACCAAGCGGCTCATATTTAAAAACATGTGCCTGCAATACGGATGACTATTTTACATGGGGAGAGTGGGAAAAAGTCAGTGATCCTAACGTTTATGGCGATCCACAAGCACACGGGTATTGGGTAGCAGGGGTAGAGACACCATCATCCGTTCTTGACGCCTACCGAAGCAATTCCCAAACTTTAAATTATACCGGTACTACATTCGGCTCGGTCAATACGGTCAATGTTGATGGATTCCTCACCGGAACAGAATCATTTAGCGGCAGCTCCGCGATCAATATTAACTTTGAAACCGATACGTTCACTGCAGCATTTGCTTTTTCAACACCCAATGATCAATATAACTTGGAATTCACGAACGGCTCAAGTTACGCGAATACCCTTTCAGCCGGCTCCATATCTACTTTTGGAAGTACTAATTTAGGAGATATGACATCACAATCCCCAACCGGTAATCTCCAAGGTAAGTTTTACGGAACCGATGGTAAAACCGTAGGGGGGACGTTTCATACCTCTTCGACAATACCTAATAGCAGTGATTCGCTAATCTTGCAAGGTGCTTTTAAAGCAAAAGCACCCTAA